A window from Synechococcus sp. RSCCF101 encodes these proteins:
- a CDS encoding PH domain-containing protein: MTEQNTTAAGPAGSGSETVFYEGGPARGDLIVNLIFGLTVIGLPFAVGAAVRALWLRFRITSRRVSVTGGWRGRDRSQVAYSQIREVRSVPRGLGAWGDMVLVLRDGTKLEMRSVPRFRETEAYILERMQARGSSSSRPEASPQGFAA; encoded by the coding sequence ATGACGGAACAGAACACCACGGCTGCGGGTCCCGCCGGGTCCGGCTCGGAGACCGTCTTCTACGAGGGGGGCCCGGCCCGGGGTGACCTGATCGTGAACCTGATCTTCGGGCTCACCGTGATCGGGCTTCCCTTCGCGGTGGGCGCCGCGGTGCGCGCCCTCTGGCTGCGCTTCCGTATCACCAGTCGCCGTGTCTCCGTGACCGGAGGCTGGCGGGGACGCGACCGCTCCCAGGTCGCCTACAGCCAGATCAGGGAGGTGCGCAGCGTGCCGCGCGGCCTCGGGGCCTGGGGGGACATGGTTCTGGTTCTGCGCGACGGCACCAAGCTGGAGATGCGCTCCGTGCCCCGCTTCCGCGAGACCGAGGCCTACATCCTTGAGCGCATGCAGGCCCGCGGCTCCTCATCGAGCCGGCCAGAGGCGTCCCCCCAGGGCTTCGCCGCCTGA
- a CDS encoding DUF2808 domain-containing protein, translating to MRSSLHRHRSPSSWWRRLALGLGALGLATVAPITAPAALAQGTPSLFEFRWDNNRDYRKLYYFSTSTNRRDRADYYLVLKEKDRKTAILKLTVTVPDYFDAKIDPENLKLCRMQLGGMLSRTRCLEELPAVFEVNESGSAIEMFPETPIPDEGTIGIVMRIFNPSDSGMFQFNALAQAPGDVPMAGYLGSWLIQIDP from the coding sequence ATGCGCTCCAGCCTTCACCGTCATCGCTCCCCCTCCAGCTGGTGGCGCCGGCTCGCCCTCGGTCTGGGTGCCCTGGGCCTGGCCACGGTCGCTCCGATCACCGCTCCCGCCGCCCTGGCCCAGGGCACGCCGAGCCTGTTCGAATTCCGCTGGGACAACAACCGCGACTACCGCAAGCTCTACTACTTCTCCACTTCGACCAATCGGCGGGATCGGGCCGATTACTACCTGGTGCTCAAGGAGAAGGATCGCAAGACGGCGATTCTCAAGCTCACCGTGACGGTGCCCGACTACTTCGACGCCAAGATCGATCCGGAAAATCTCAAGCTCTGCAGGATGCAGCTGGGCGGCATGCTCTCCCGCACCCGCTGCCTGGAGGAACTCCCGGCCGTGTTCGAGGTGAATGAATCGGGTTCGGCGATCGAGATGTTCCCGGAGACTCCCATCCCGGACGAGGGGACCATCGGGATCGTGATGCGCATCTTCAACCCCAGCGACAGCGGCATGTTCCAGTTCAATGCCCTCGCCCAGGCGCCCGGTGATGTGCCGATGGCGGGCTATCTCGGCAGCTGGCTGATCCAGATCGATCCCTGA
- the sppA gene encoding signal peptide peptidase SppA — protein MVWPWRRKSRRRMARICVEGPIAAGTRDRVLKALRQVEERECPALLLRVDSPGGTVGDSQEIHAAILRLRKKGCHVVAHFGNISASGGVYVGVAAEKVVANPGTITGSIGVILRGNNLSRLLERVGIRFETVKSGLYKDILSPDRALTDDERRLLQELIDSSYDQFVSAVAEGRGLSAEAVRAFADGRVFSGAQALELGLVDELGDEDHARRLAARLAGLDEDDTRPITFGKQKRRFAGLIPGRSLLTDLQGSLSLDLAWSGQVLWLYRP, from the coding sequence ATGGTCTGGCCCTGGCGTCGCAAGAGCCGCCGTCGCATGGCGCGCATCTGCGTGGAGGGTCCGATCGCCGCTGGCACACGCGATCGGGTGCTCAAGGCCCTGCGGCAGGTGGAGGAGCGCGAGTGCCCCGCCCTGCTGCTGCGGGTGGACAGCCCGGGCGGAACGGTGGGCGACAGCCAGGAGATCCACGCCGCCATCCTTCGATTGCGGAAGAAGGGCTGCCATGTGGTCGCTCACTTCGGCAACATCTCCGCCTCCGGTGGCGTCTACGTGGGCGTGGCCGCCGAGAAGGTGGTCGCCAATCCGGGCACGATCACCGGGTCGATCGGCGTGATCCTTCGCGGCAACAACCTCTCCCGGCTGCTGGAGCGGGTCGGCATCCGCTTCGAAACGGTCAAGAGCGGCCTCTACAAGGACATCCTGTCGCCGGACCGGGCCCTGACGGATGACGAGCGGCGCCTGCTGCAGGAGCTGATCGACAGCAGCTACGACCAGTTCGTGAGCGCGGTGGCCGAGGGGCGCGGTCTCAGTGCTGAGGCGGTGCGGGCCTTCGCCGACGGCCGGGTGTTCAGCGGTGCCCAGGCCCTGGAGCTGGGCCTGGTGGACGAACTGGGCGATGAGGACCATGCCCGCCGGCTTGCGGCCCGCCTGGCTGGCCTCGATGAGGACGACACCCGCCCGATCACCTTCGGCAAGCAGAAGCGTCGCTTCGCCGGGCTGATTCCGGGCCGGAGCCTGCTGACGGATCTGCAGGGCAGCCTCAGCCTGGATCTCGCCTGGAGCGGGCAGGTTCTGTGGCTCTACAGGCCATGA
- a CDS encoding glycosyltransferase family 39 protein — protein sequence MPPARPSRSGRPWVLPLTIALGLLLFVAALGGSGLVDETPPLFAAAGRAMAETGDWLTPRVNGLPRYDKPPLVYWLMASGYALPARAFWDPLGTWAARLPSALSTVLLMAVIAAVLQRWPQGRARHPARTALAAALAFALSPLVLLWGRIAVSDALLSSMLGVSLLLFWQSYVESGRRFWLPWLVLGLAVLTKGPVALVLAGMTLLAFGLVQRDLPTLWRQLRPWRGLLITALVALPWYVAELAVEGQPFWDSFFGYHNFQRLTQVVNDHRQPWWFFLPVAVIASLPFTPLLVHGLITSLKPLWAPALRSPPRRSLGTFAACWLLAVFVLFTAAATKLPSYWLPATPAAGLLIALSAQDLGTGRLKPALATAWLASFGLLLALSGVLWASPRWVPLIQDPEMPQLPAELMASGYVLRAAVCFSVASALALALALRPRSGGLLAVQGALVAFQVTALMPMWLLGDRVRQLPVRVMATEVERHIRPGEPLAMVGIMKPSLHFYSRRPVTFEGRSAGALANLSDRLHRERRRGLEPSSPEEQPTVLMVIDAGTADQQHWRDLGAEPLASEGLYRLWRLPRTALDERAADLLGSGAVTLTWNLPKDERY from the coding sequence GTGCCCCCAGCGCGCCCCAGCCGCTCCGGACGCCCCTGGGTGCTGCCCCTGACCATCGCGCTCGGCCTGCTGCTGTTCGTGGCCGCCCTCGGGGGCAGCGGACTCGTGGATGAGACCCCACCCCTCTTCGCCGCCGCCGGCCGGGCCATGGCCGAGACCGGTGACTGGCTCACCCCGCGGGTGAACGGCCTGCCCCGATACGACAAGCCTCCGCTGGTGTACTGGCTGATGGCCTCCGGCTACGCCCTGCCGGCACGGGCCTTCTGGGATCCCCTCGGCACCTGGGCCGCTCGGCTGCCATCGGCCCTGTCCACCGTGCTGCTGATGGCCGTCATCGCGGCCGTTCTGCAGCGATGGCCCCAGGGCCGGGCCCGTCATCCCGCCCGCACGGCCCTGGCCGCGGCCCTGGCCTTCGCCCTCTCGCCGCTGGTGCTCCTCTGGGGCCGGATCGCGGTCAGTGACGCCCTGCTCAGCAGCATGCTCGGCGTCAGCCTGCTGCTGTTCTGGCAGTCCTATGTGGAATCGGGTCGCCGGTTCTGGCTGCCCTGGCTGGTGCTTGGCCTGGCGGTGCTCACCAAGGGGCCGGTGGCCCTTGTGCTCGCCGGCATGACCCTGCTCGCCTTCGGCCTGGTGCAACGGGATCTGCCGACCCTCTGGCGGCAGCTGCGCCCCTGGCGCGGGCTGCTGATCACCGCTCTGGTGGCCCTGCCCTGGTACGTGGCCGAGCTGGCGGTGGAGGGTCAGCCCTTCTGGGACAGCTTCTTCGGCTACCACAACTTCCAGCGCCTGACTCAGGTGGTCAACGACCATCGCCAGCCCTGGTGGTTCTTCCTGCCGGTGGCGGTGATCGCCAGCCTGCCGTTCACGCCGCTGCTTGTGCACGGCCTGATCACCTCCCTGAAGCCCCTCTGGGCTCCGGCGCTGCGCTCCCCGCCCAGGCGCTCCCTGGGAACCTTCGCCGCCTGCTGGCTGCTGGCTGTGTTCGTGCTGTTCACCGCTGCGGCCACCAAACTGCCCAGTTACTGGCTGCCGGCCACACCCGCGGCCGGTCTGCTCATCGCCCTCTCGGCCCAGGACCTGGGAACCGGGCGCCTGAAGCCCGCGCTGGCGACGGCCTGGCTTGCGAGCTTCGGACTGCTGCTGGCGCTCAGCGGGGTGCTCTGGGCCTCTCCGCGCTGGGTGCCGCTGATCCAGGACCCGGAGATGCCCCAGCTGCCGGCGGAGCTGATGGCCAGCGGCTATGTGCTGCGGGCGGCCGTGTGTTTCAGCGTGGCGTCGGCGCTGGCGCTGGCGCTGGCTCTGCGCCCCCGCTCGGGCGGGCTGCTGGCCGTGCAGGGGGCGCTCGTGGCGTTTCAGGTCACGGCGCTGATGCCGATGTGGCTGCTCGGTGACCGGGTCCGTCAGCTGCCGGTGCGGGTCATGGCCACGGAGGTGGAGCGTCACATCCGTCCGGGTGAGCCCCTGGCGATGGTGGGGATCATGAAGCCCTCGCTTCACTTCTACAGCCGCCGACCGGTGACCTTCGAGGGCCGCTCGGCCGGAGCCCTGGCCAACCTGAGCGACCGGCTGCACCGGGAGCGGCGCCGCGGGCTGGAACCCAGCTCACCGGAGGAGCAGCCGACGGTGCTGATGGTGATCGATGCCGGCACCGCCGACCAGCAGCACTGGCGTGATCTCGGCGCCGAGCCCCTGGCCAGCGAGGGGCTCTACCGGCTCTGGCGGCTGCCGCGCACGGCCCTCGATGAGCGGGCCGCGGACCTGCTCGGCTCCGGTGCCGTGACCCTGACCTGGAACCTGCCGAAGGACGAGCGCTATTGA
- a CDS encoding DMT family transporter gives MPAPLIWMLMVLPFVLWGTAMAAMAPLVSSGGPWLVAGLRLFPAGLLLLLTLPLLGRSWRLDPRDLGWCLAFTVVDATLFQGLLAQGLRFTGAGLGSVLIDSQPLMVALLARLLFADPINPVGWFGLSLGLVAIACLGLPAPVLQEWWLQGPSAGFLTAGAGGTLLMLGAALAMASGTVLSRYACRHSDPVAVTAWHMLAGSLPLLLAHVLTVGPPAQTASTLLPPWGPAEWGLMAYASLFGGAIAYGLFFWFAGRGSLTSFTSLTFLTPVFALICGVLLLGERLHPLQWLGVLLALLSVLLIHQRARLWSGGTAGGTRPAEVALSGAASQPEEALQP, from the coding sequence ATGCCGGCACCGCTGATCTGGATGCTGATGGTGCTGCCGTTCGTCCTCTGGGGAACGGCCATGGCGGCGATGGCCCCTCTGGTCAGCAGCGGTGGCCCCTGGCTGGTGGCGGGGCTGCGCCTGTTTCCGGCCGGCCTGCTGCTTCTGCTGACCCTGCCGCTGCTCGGGCGCTCCTGGCGGCTGGACCCGCGCGATCTGGGGTGGTGCCTGGCCTTCACCGTGGTGGACGCCACCCTGTTCCAGGGACTGCTGGCCCAGGGACTCCGCTTCACCGGAGCCGGACTGGGCTCGGTTCTGATCGACTCCCAGCCCCTGATGGTGGCGCTGCTGGCCCGCCTGCTGTTCGCCGATCCGATCAATCCGGTCGGCTGGTTCGGTTTGTCTCTCGGGCTGGTCGCCATCGCCTGTCTCGGGCTGCCGGCGCCGGTTCTGCAGGAGTGGTGGCTGCAGGGACCAAGCGCCGGTTTTCTGACCGCCGGAGCCGGCGGCACGCTGCTGATGCTTGGGGCCGCGCTGGCCATGGCCAGCGGAACCGTGCTCAGCCGCTATGCCTGCCGCCACAGCGATCCGGTGGCGGTCACGGCCTGGCACATGCTCGCGGGCTCACTGCCCCTGCTGCTGGCCCATGTCCTGACCGTCGGTCCGCCCGCGCAGACGGCATCGACGCTGCTCCCCCCCTGGGGACCGGCGGAATGGGGACTGATGGCCTACGCCAGCCTGTTCGGCGGGGCCATCGCCTACGGACTGTTCTTCTGGTTCGCCGGGCGCGGCAGCCTCACCAGCTTCACCTCGCTCACCTTTCTCACGCCCGTCTTCGCCCTGATCTGCGGCGTGCTGCTGCTCGGTGAGCGCCTGCACCCGCTGCAGTGGCTCGGTGTGCTCCTGGCCCTGCTGTCCGTGCTGCTGATTCACCAGCGGGCCCGCCTCTGGTCGGGGGGCACCGCGGGCGGGACCCGGCCTGCCGAGGTGGCCCTGAGCGGCGCGGCGTCACAACCCGAGGAGGCGCTGCAGCCGTGA
- a CDS encoding DUF721 domain-containing protein yields the protein MAACLDGLQRQWQREGHLAAMAQNWPRLVGEQLAPHCRPLALRGSVLTVGAQQPQWRQALLYSRHRLLGVLMAAGHRVREIRIVQAGPLAAPGSHSREESEQWQRHPSRVDVHGMETCPLCGSPAPAGELARWGHCGFCRRRQLAGTDRGGGAPGRPPQ from the coding sequence GTGGCCGCATGCCTGGACGGTCTGCAGCGGCAGTGGCAACGGGAGGGGCATCTGGCCGCCATGGCGCAGAACTGGCCCCGTCTGGTGGGGGAGCAGCTGGCTCCCCACTGCCGCCCCCTCGCCCTCCGAGGTAGCGTGCTGACGGTGGGAGCCCAGCAGCCCCAGTGGCGACAGGCTCTCCTCTACAGCCGCCATCGGCTGCTCGGCGTGCTCATGGCCGCCGGCCACCGGGTGCGGGAGATCCGCATCGTCCAGGCCGGACCTCTGGCCGCCCCCGGCTCCCACAGCCGCGAGGAGTCCGAGCAGTGGCAGCGGCATCCCAGCCGGGTCGATGTGCATGGGATGGAGACCTGCCCCCTCTGCGGCAGTCCCGCCCCGGCCGGCGAGCTGGCCCGATGGGGGCACTGCGGCTTCTGCCGGCGCCGGCAGCTGGCCGGGACGGACCGGGGCGGCGGCGCACCGGGCCGGCCGCCTCAATAG
- a CDS encoding glycosyltransferase yields the protein MTLRLLVVSTPTGAIGSGAGGGVELTLVSLVAGLLERGHAVTVLAPEGSRLPPCCAGAALELCAGALQPSWQHRQRDEPVTMPHGAVLAGLWDRALQRADGMDRVLNLAYDWLPFWLTPHLRTPLHHLVSMGSVSEAMDAAIETVARRDLSRLAFHTRSQAADFQLPGVPTVLGNGFDLSAYSLTEQPDPVLGWVGRIAPEKGLEDAARAAALAGLPLRIWGRLEDTAYAAAVEASVPAGTLEWGGFLPTELLQARLGRCLALLNTPKWNEAFGNVVVEAMACGVPVIAYDRGGPGELVQPGENGLLVAADDVPAMAQAVATVGQLDRAGVRRWAERHCSREAFAERVEGWLLGRGVAIGSPL from the coding sequence GTGACCCTCAGGCTCCTGGTCGTGAGCACCCCCACCGGCGCCATCGGTTCGGGAGCCGGCGGAGGGGTGGAGCTGACCCTGGTGTCACTGGTGGCCGGTCTGCTGGAGCGCGGGCATGCCGTCACGGTGCTGGCGCCGGAGGGGTCACGGCTGCCGCCCTGCTGTGCCGGGGCCGCCCTGGAGCTCTGTGCCGGCGCTCTCCAGCCCAGCTGGCAGCACCGGCAGCGGGATGAACCGGTGACCATGCCCCACGGCGCGGTGCTCGCCGGCCTGTGGGATCGCGCCCTCCAGCGCGCGGACGGCATGGACCGGGTGCTCAACCTCGCCTACGACTGGCTGCCCTTCTGGCTCACGCCCCATCTGCGCACACCCCTGCACCATCTGGTGAGCATGGGCTCGGTCTCCGAGGCGATGGATGCGGCGATCGAGACCGTCGCGCGCCGGGACCTCTCGCGGCTGGCCTTTCACACCCGCAGCCAGGCGGCCGACTTTCAACTTCCGGGAGTTCCGACGGTGCTGGGGAACGGCTTCGACCTCAGCGCCTACAGCCTCACCGAGCAGCCCGATCCCGTGCTGGGCTGGGTGGGACGCATCGCTCCGGAGAAGGGCCTGGAGGATGCCGCCCGGGCTGCGGCGCTCGCCGGCCTGCCCCTGCGCATCTGGGGCCGGCTCGAGGACACCGCCTACGCCGCGGCGGTGGAGGCCTCCGTGCCTGCCGGCACCCTCGAGTGGGGCGGCTTCCTGCCCACGGAGCTCCTCCAGGCCCGACTGGGCCGCTGCCTGGCGCTGCTGAACACCCCCAAGTGGAACGAGGCCTTCGGCAACGTGGTGGTGGAGGCCATGGCCTGCGGCGTGCCGGTCATCGCCTACGACCGCGGCGGGCCCGGAGAGCTGGTCCAACCCGGTGAGAATGGACTCCTGGTGGCTGCCGATGACGTTCCCGCCATGGCCCAGGCCGTTGCGACGGTCGGACAGCTGGATCGGGCTGGCGTGCGGCGCTGGGCGGAACGGCACTGCTCCCGGGAGGCCTTCGCCGAACGGGTCGAGGGCTGGCTGCTCGGCCGGGGGGTGGCGATAGGGTCGCCGCTCTGA
- the aroH gene encoding chorismate mutase yields the protein MTEPLRLRALRGATTAEENSSASIAAAVQELLAALIESNGLEGPRVVSVTFSVTADLDACFPAAVARRWAGWNEVALLDCQQMTVAGDLPRCIRLLAHVWMEPQRQPHHPYLREAMRLRPDRSGHN from the coding sequence ATGACGGAGCCCCTGCGGCTGCGGGCCCTTCGCGGCGCGACCACAGCCGAGGAGAACAGCAGCGCCTCGATCGCCGCCGCCGTGCAGGAGCTGCTGGCGGCCCTGATCGAGAGCAACGGTCTGGAGGGACCCCGCGTCGTGTCAGTGACCTTCAGTGTCACCGCCGATCTGGATGCCTGCTTCCCGGCCGCGGTTGCCCGCCGCTGGGCGGGATGGAACGAGGTGGCCCTGCTCGACTGCCAGCAGATGACCGTGGCGGGCGACCTGCCGCGCTGCATCCGCCTGCTGGCCCACGTCTGGATGGAGCCGCAGCGGCAGCCCCACCATCCCTATCTGCGGGAGGCGATGCGACTGCGACCGGACAGATCCGGTCACAACTGA
- a CDS encoding ribonuclease P protein component, which yields MALPPSLRLRGRRCFDRLYRRGRVRQGRFMTLRTVSARPSGLKGELRAAPTSAWRCAVVISGKACKGSVHRNRLRRLLHQWLSSRLIGREVQSDGRWLMLSLKPGCRDAAAADLLEECERLLLDEGVTA from the coding sequence GTGGCCCTGCCACCGTCGCTGCGCCTGCGGGGCCGACGCTGCTTCGATCGCCTCTACCGCCGCGGGCGGGTCCGGCAGGGCCGCTTCATGACCCTCAGAACGGTGTCGGCCCGGCCCAGCGGCCTGAAGGGCGAGCTCAGAGCCGCTCCCACGAGCGCCTGGCGCTGCGCTGTGGTGATCAGCGGCAAGGCCTGCAAGGGCTCCGTGCACCGCAACCGGCTGAGACGTCTGCTTCACCAATGGCTCAGCAGCCGCCTGATCGGGAGGGAGGTTCAAAGCGATGGCCGCTGGCTGATGCTGAGCCTCAAACCCGGCTGCCGGGATGCGGCGGCTGCGGACCTGCTGGAAGAATGTGAGCGACTGCTACTGGATGAGGGGGTGACGGCATGA
- a CDS encoding PspA/IM30 family protein produces MGFFDRLSRLLRANLNDMVSKAEDPAKILDQSVADMQDDLVKLRQAVATAIASQKRIENQAKQAESTAGKWYERAELALQKGEDDLAREALSRRKTYQETATALNAQLSSQAGQVDTLKKSLTALEGKIAEAKTKKDMLKARAQAAKAQEQLQSAVGSLGTNSAMAAFERMQEKVESMEASSQAAAELAGADLESQFAALESGSDVDDELAALRLRMDGGAAATSLPSGSDSEAPRLEPAKAAEVDAELEELKRSIDKL; encoded by the coding sequence ATGGGCTTCTTCGACCGTCTGAGCCGGCTGCTGCGCGCCAATCTCAACGACATGGTCAGCAAGGCCGAGGACCCCGCCAAGATCCTCGACCAGTCGGTCGCCGACATGCAGGACGACCTGGTGAAGCTGCGCCAGGCCGTGGCCACCGCCATCGCCAGCCAGAAGCGGATCGAGAATCAGGCCAAACAGGCCGAGAGCACCGCCGGCAAGTGGTACGAACGGGCTGAGCTGGCCCTCCAGAAAGGAGAGGACGACCTGGCCCGCGAAGCCCTGAGCCGCCGCAAGACCTACCAGGAGACGGCCACGGCCCTCAACGCTCAGCTCAGCAGCCAGGCGGGCCAGGTCGACACGCTCAAGAAGAGCCTGACGGCGCTCGAGGGCAAGATCGCCGAGGCCAAGACCAAGAAGGACATGCTCAAGGCCCGCGCCCAGGCGGCCAAGGCCCAGGAGCAGCTCCAGAGCGCGGTGGGCAGCCTCGGCACCAACTCCGCCATGGCGGCGTTCGAGCGGATGCAGGAGAAGGTGGAGTCGATGGAGGCCTCGAGCCAGGCCGCTGCCGAGCTGGCCGGTGCGGACCTCGAATCCCAGTTCGCCGCCCTTGAGTCGGGCAGCGATGTGGATGACGAGCTCGCCGCTCTCCGCCTGCGCATGGACGGCGGAGCCGCCGCCACCTCCCTGCCCTCCGGGAGCGACAGCGAGGCCCCCAGGCTGGAGCCGGCCAAGGCGGCCGAGGTGGATGCCGAGCTCGAGGAGCTCAAGCGCTCG